One stretch of Limnohabitans sp. DNA includes these proteins:
- a CDS encoding cytochrome c, protein MSRVTDTTNSAQPKSHGVRALKWLLATGLALSMWVVADNWGDLLRDRSAPAANTAHSSSAPLTPEQIEQGRYLALAGNCMACHTTRGGTPWAGGRRTDTPFGGVYSSNLTPDPDTGLGRWTAQDFWKALHRGRSKDGRLLAPAFPYNHTSVITRPDSDAIFAWLNTLPPVVQAQPAHTLVWPVGTQPALAVWRSLFFEPSPFQADKSQTAEWNRGAYLVQGLGHCAACHSPRNALGASGPVRDLSGGLMPVVNWYAPDLTHDAESGLASTPLPEIVRLLRTGGSTTAQTSGPMGEVVQHSLQHLKEPDLQAMAIYLQSRAQSTPQPAPGKAPPPRISLQVATLGGKVYENQCLQCHGEQGEGVKTASGEVAYPALAGNRAVLLSDPTNLVQLVLYGGYGPATQGHPRPFGMPPAVLELQDRDIAAVLTHLRSHWGNRAGEVTPLQVNRIRAAQGP, encoded by the coding sequence ATGAGCCGCGTCACAGACACCACCAACAGCGCTCAACCCAAATCGCATGGGGTACGCGCCCTGAAATGGCTTTTGGCCACTGGCCTGGCCTTGTCCATGTGGGTCGTTGCAGACAACTGGGGTGACCTGCTGCGGGACCGCAGCGCACCCGCCGCCAACACAGCCCACTCTTCTTCAGCGCCTCTGACTCCTGAGCAAATCGAACAAGGCCGCTATCTGGCGCTGGCGGGCAACTGCATGGCCTGCCACACGACCCGGGGCGGCACCCCCTGGGCAGGAGGGCGCCGCACCGACACACCGTTTGGCGGGGTGTACAGCAGCAACCTCACACCCGACCCTGACACCGGCCTGGGCCGCTGGACAGCGCAAGACTTCTGGAAAGCCCTGCACCGTGGCCGCTCCAAAGACGGACGTTTGCTGGCCCCGGCTTTCCCATACAACCACACCAGCGTCATCACCCGCCCAGACAGCGACGCGATTTTTGCCTGGCTGAACACCCTGCCCCCCGTGGTACAGGCCCAACCGGCCCACACTTTGGTTTGGCCCGTGGGCACGCAGCCCGCGCTGGCCGTGTGGCGCAGCCTGTTTTTTGAGCCCAGCCCTTTTCAGGCCGACAAGTCCCAAACCGCTGAATGGAACCGGGGCGCCTATCTGGTGCAAGGCCTGGGCCACTGCGCCGCCTGCCACAGCCCACGCAACGCGCTGGGGGCCAGCGGACCCGTCCGCGATTTGTCCGGCGGCCTGATGCCGGTGGTCAACTGGTACGCCCCCGACCTGACGCACGATGCCGAATCGGGCCTGGCCAGCACCCCCTTGCCCGAGATCGTGCGTCTGCTGCGCACCGGCGGCTCGACCACGGCGCAGACCAGCGGCCCCATGGGCGAAGTGGTGCAGCACAGCCTTCAGCACCTGAAAGAACCCGACTTGCAAGCCATGGCCATCTACCTGCAGTCACGCGCCCAAAGTACACCCCAGCCCGCGCCTGGCAAGGCCCCTCCCCCCCGCATCAGCCTGCAAGTGGCCACCTTGGGTGGAAAAGTCTATGAAAACCAGTGCCTGCAATGCCACGGCGAGCAAGGCGAAGGCGTCAAAACCGCCTCGGGCGAGGTGGCCTACCCCGCCTTGGCCGGCAACCGCGCCGTGCTGCTGAGCGACCCTACCAATTTGGTGCAACTGGTGCTGTACGGTGGCTACGGCCCCGCAACGCAAGGCCACCCTCGCCCCTTTGGCATGCCGCCCGCCGTGCTGGAGCTCCAGGATCGCGACATCGCGGCCGTGCTCACCCACCTGCGCAGCCACTGGGGCAACCGGGCGGGCGAAGTCACGCCGCTGCAAGTCAACCGCATTCGGGCAGCGCAGGGGCCTTGA
- a CDS encoding SDR family NAD(P)-dependent oxidoreductase: MNTPLYILTGASRGMGLAMAEQLLQAGHSLLCIARHANPALSSLASQTGAQLTQWTQDLADGQAASERLKAWLQKQNPTELVSVHLINNAGVIPPIVPLSQSKPADLAQALRVGLEAPMQLCAAFLGATADWSIPRKVLNISSGLGRSPMASQAGYCAAKAGMDHFTRCMALDEALRPNGAKVCSLAPGVIDTDMQVQLRGAAGQAFPDQAKFLGLKAQGLLSSPAHAAAQVLAYLARPDFGQQPIGDVRG; this comes from the coding sequence ATGAACACACCGCTTTACATTCTTACCGGGGCTTCGCGTGGCATGGGTCTGGCCATGGCCGAACAACTGCTGCAAGCGGGCCACAGCCTGCTGTGCATCGCCCGCCACGCCAACCCAGCCCTGAGTAGCCTGGCCTCGCAAACAGGAGCCCAATTGACCCAGTGGACCCAAGACCTGGCTGACGGCCAAGCGGCCAGTGAACGTCTGAAAGCCTGGCTGCAAAAACAAAACCCGACCGAGCTGGTCAGCGTGCATCTGATCAACAACGCCGGGGTCATCCCGCCCATCGTGCCGCTTAGCCAGTCCAAACCCGCTGATCTGGCCCAGGCCCTGCGGGTGGGACTGGAAGCGCCCATGCAGCTTTGCGCCGCGTTTTTAGGGGCCACAGCCGACTGGAGCATCCCGCGCAAAGTGCTCAACATTTCATCGGGCCTGGGACGCTCTCCCATGGCCTCGCAGGCCGGGTATTGTGCGGCCAAAGCGGGCATGGACCACTTCACCCGCTGCATGGCGCTGGACGAAGCACTGCGTCCCAATGGGGCCAAGGTCTGTTCTTTGGCCCCCGGTGTGATCGACACCGACATGCAGGTGCAATTGCGCGGTGCCGCTGGCCAGGCTTTCCCTGACCAAGCCAAGTTCCTGGGTCTCAAGGCGCAAGGCCTGTTGAGCTCGCCCGCCCATGCCGCTGCGCAAGTGTTGGCTTATCTGGCCCGCCCTGACTTCGGGCAGCAGCCCATTGGCGACGTGCGGGGCTGA